The nucleotide sequence ACGGCTTCCTCGGCTACACCGTCTACCACGTGGCCCTGAACTACGGGGAAACCACGGTCAGCGCCGGGTCCGCGAGCTTCATCATCAGCTCCATCCCGGTATTCTCCACCCTGTTCGCCGTGGTGCTGCTGGGCGAGCGCATCGTCAAACGAACCCTCGTGGGCATTGGCATCAGCATGGCAGGCATCGCGCTCATAGCCTTTGGCGAGGGCGGCGGCATGAGCTTCGACTTCGGCGCCCTGCTCATCCTGCTGGCCGCCGTGTCCGAGAGCCTCTACATCGTTCTCCAGAAGCCCTATCTCGAACGCTACACGCCATTCGAGTACGTCACCTACACGCTCATCGCCGGGACAATCTTCATGGGCCGCTTCCTGCCCGGACTGCCAGAGGCCGTGGCCGGGGCATCCATGGAAAGCATCCTCGCCGTAGCCTACCTCGGCGTATGCCCGGGCGCGGTGGCCTATGCGTTCTGGTCCTACGCGCTGTCCAAGGGCAACGTGTCCAAAATCGTGGTGACACAGTACTCCCTGCCGCTGCTGACCATCGTCATCGGCCTGATCTGGCTGGGTGAATTCCCCGCCCCGCTGGCGCTTGCGGGCGGTCTGGTATCCCTTGCGGGCGTCGTCCTCATCACGGTTCCCAAGGAATTCCTGCGGCGCTGGACACGACGCGAAGCCTGATCCAAAGCGAATCACACATCAAAAAGCCGGACGCCCCATGGGACGCCCGGCTTTATTCTTTCATTATACGAGACCGCTACAGCACGCGGAACTTCTGGCGGGTGCCCTTGCGGTTGTCCACCAGATGCACCGAGCAGGCGATGCATGGGTCAAAGGAGTGGATGGTCCTGAGAATCTCCACCGGACGATCCGGATCCGGACACGGGCAGCCGATGAGCGACTGTTCCGCGGGACTCAGCTTGCCTTCCTTGCAGCGCGGACCGAGGTTCCACGTGGACGGCACCACCATCTGGAAGTTCTCGATCTTCTTGTCCTTGATGCGGATCCAGTGCGAGAGGCCGCCACGGGTGACGCAGCACATGCCGACGCCCTTGGCCTCGTCCGGCATGGTCCATTTGCGATAGATCTTGTCGTCGCCGGATTTCACCCGCTCGTCCACTTCGTCGATCCACCCTTTCATTCGGCGGGTGAGCATGGCTGTCTCCACCACGCGGGACACGGTGCGGCCCATGGTGGAGAACAGGTGCTCCGACTTCATGCCGGTCTTAGCGAACACCTCGTCAAGCATCTTCTTTGTCTCGGACTCGCCGCGCGCGTAGGCAATGGCCCGGCGGGCGAGCGGTCCAGTCTCCATGGCCTCGGTCTTGTAGCGCGGGGCCTTGGACCACGAGTATTTTTCCTTGTCCTCGTAGTTGGTGTACTTCGGATCAGTGACGCCGTCGTACGGCTTGAGCACGTCGTCGCCCTTGTACCAGCTGCGGGCCACGTGCTCGTCGATCTTGTCGATGTCGAGCTTTTCGGCGCTGTCGAGATCGTTGCCCCAGAGCACGCCGGAGCGGAAGTACGGGTCCTTGCCGGTGCTGGGATCGTAGAAATCGCTGAAGTCGAAGAAGTTCTCGGTCCTGCCGTACTTCCACGATTCGGGGAAGCGCTTGGCCATCATAACGATGTCCGGCATCATGGCGTTTTCCACAAATTCCTTGGTTTCCTCCCACAGGCTGCGGAAATGCGTGACCACCTCGGGCTTGAGGCTGTCGTAGCAGGTCATGCCGCCCACGACCATGGACTGCGCGTGCGGATTCTTGCCCGCGAACAGGGCCATGGCCCGTGCGAGCTTGAGCTGAACGCGCAATCCTTCCAGATAGTGTGCGGACATGATGAGGTTTTCCTCGGGCGAGAAGCGGTAGGCCTCGTTGCCGCCGAGGAAATAGGCGTTTTCCAGAAAGCCGAGCTGTCCGGTGCCCACGAAATCATTGAGCCGTTTGCGCACGATGTACAGGTCCGCCGGGTCGCCCCCGCGGTTGCTGGTCTTGTCCACTATCGCCGCAGCCTTGCCGGGATCGGCTTTTGTGGCGGCGGCCATGTCTATCCAGTCCAGACCGTGCAGGTGATAGTAATGCACCAGATGGTCATGCACCACCAGAGCGGACAGGATCAGGTTGCGCATCAGCCCCGCCAGCGGCGGCACTTCGATGTCGAGCGCGTTCTCGATGGCGCGGATGCTCGTCAGAGCGTGGGTGTTGGTGCACACGCCGCAGGCGCGCTGGGTGAACAGGGGCGCGTCCTCGGGCGGCCTGCCCTTGAGGATCTGCTCGATGCCCCGGTAGAGCTGCGTGCTGACCCACGCGTTTTTCACGTGATCGTTTTCAAGTTCCACCTCGACCTTGAGATGGCCTTCTATGCGGGTCACCGGGTCCACGATCAGGCGGTTGCCGGTGCCGTTCATGGCATTGCTTTGACTCATGCGGTAATTCCTCCTTCCTGATGGCGCGGGTTAGGTTTCCGGTCCGTCTTCGATGGGATGGAAGAACGGCGAATAGTCGTCCCAGAAGTTCGGCTCGCTGCATCCGATGCAGGGCGCGCCCGCCTGAACCGGCCAGTTGACCTCGTTGAACAGGGAGGTAGGACAGTTGTTGTAAGTGTACGGCCCCTTGCAGCCCAGCTGATACAGGCACCAGCCTTTCTTCGCCTCGTCGCTCTCGAAATCCGGAGCGAACTCGCCGCGATTAAAGTGCTCCTGCCTCGGGCAATGGTCGTGCACAGTGTCGCCGTAGAACATCTTGGGCCGGTTCCACGCATCAAGCTCGGGCATACCCTTGGTCAGCAGATGGACCACGGTTCCCACGAAGTTCATGGGATTCGGCGGACAACCCGCGATATTGATGGCGTTGACCCCGACCGCCTTGAGCGCGTCGTTGGTACCCTTGGCGCCGGAGGGGTTTGGGGCGGCCGCCTGAATGCCGCCGAAGCAGGCGCATGAACCCATGGCGATGGTCGCATTGGCCTTGGCCGCCACCCGCGCAAAGAGCTGGAACATGGTCTCGCCGCCCACCTTGCCGTACTCCCCGCCGTGATACGTGGGGATGCCGCCTTCGATGACGCAGACGTACCCTTCGGGATTCTTCATGGCCTTCTCAAGTGCGGCGTGGGCCGCCTGTCCGGCTGAGGCCATGACGGTCTCGCAGTAGTCCAGCGAGATGGTATTCATGATGATTTCGTCGAAATACGGCTGGTAGGCCCTGAGAAGCGCTTCGGTGCAGCCGGTGCATTCGGCGCCGTGCATGTAGATGACGGAGGGACGTTTTTTTCCGGCCAACGCATGGGCCACCTTGGGCGCGAATGCCGGTCCCATTCCGATAAAGGCGGCCATGGTCCCGCAGAATTTCATGAAGTCGCGACGGCTGGGCTTCTCGGTGCCTGCCATCATCTTGAGTGTATCGAACCTGTTCGAGTTCGGCATGCGATCCTCCTTGGCTAACCGGGCTTGTGGCAGGCTGTGGTGCAGCCGACGGGGTTATCGCCGCCCGCGGCTCGCCTCTGCGTATGACAGCCGAGACAGCTCGGCGCTCCCTCGGAATGCCACGCCCTGTAAAAGCCGGTCTTGTCCTTGGGATTGTCCGCACTGTGGCACTGTCGGCAGGCCACGAATTCTCCCAGCGTCTTGTCCGACTCCTTGTGATGACACTTCTGGCACGGCACCCTGATGGCGTGGAATCCGTGCGCAAACTTGACCTCCTTGACCCATGTGGCCAGCGGCTCGTTGCCCTTGGGACGTTCCAGAACGATTTCGTCGGGAACCTTATAGGCGACCGCCGTGGTCACTATGACGGCCATCGCCAGCGAAGCCGCCACGGAAAACAGGACCTTTCGGAACATGCTTCCTCCGTTTGGTGAGTAGTTGAGCAATCGAGGTCAAGCATACACGAATCGTGTATTATTCTGATTATAAGATACACGAAGCCATGTATTTCATTTCGGGCAGGCAGGAAAAAGCAGGGACTGGATCGGTTAGGCTTGCAGCGAGAAGGTGAGGGTGGTTCCCTCGTTTTGCGAAGTGTGCATGTCCAGAGCACCGCCAAGCGCCTTGGCGATGAGTCTGGCGGAGTATGTACCGAGGCCGCTGCCACCCTTTTTTTCAGCGGTGGCGTACTTGTCAAAGAAACTGTGCCTGACTGCTTTCGGAACAACCCCGAGGTTATGAACCTCGAGGCGAAAACCGTCATCGCACCGCTGCCACTTCACCGAAACCGTAGAGCCCGCAGGCGCGGCTTCGAACGCATTTTTCAGCAGGTTCGTGAGCATGGTACGATAAAGCGATTCTTCGCCGGGGATCGACTCGCAACGCGCATCCACATGCACATCCAACTGTTTGTACTGCTGCAATGCGCCATTTTCCCCCACGACCTGCTGCACGACGGGTTCGAGCTTCACGTCACAGATATCCGGTATATATTCGCCGCGTTCCATTCGGTGCAGGTCCAGGGAATCGTTGATCATACCCAGAACGCGATGCCCTGCCGCCTCCATGAGAGCGCCCTGCTCCCGCACCTCAGAGTCTTCATGCATCTGAAGCAATTGGGACATTGACACCATCCCGCCAAGGGGACTTTTGAGGTCGTGCTGCGAGATGCGGGCCACGTCCTCCTTGAGTTCATCCAGCTCCTTGCGCTGGGTCACATCCCTCAGGGAAACAAGTGTGGCGGGCTTCGCGTCCCATTCGGTTTCCGTGGAACGGATTTCCATCACTCTGGTGCCCTCGGCGGTCCGCACGCAGGTTTCGACCCCTTCATCCTGCTCCAGCGAAAACTTCATCCGCATCCCGGACAGGCCCTCGGCATCCGTCTCAAACAGCGTCATGGCGGCACTGTTGCCCGTGATGACGGTCCCGGTCGCATCAATGACCAGCAAGGCATCGGGGTTCATCTCGAAAAGTTTGGCGGCCCTCTCCTTCTGTCGCTTCAGCAGCCGGTTGCGGATACTGAGTTCCCGCTGGGCGTTCACGAGTTCGTTGTTGAGCTGCATCATACTGTCGAGCTGTGCAGGGTCATCCGGAGCATCGCGCTCTCGGGAAAGCTGCTGCTGGCATTCCCGAAGCCGAACGCTCTGCTCATTCACGATGGAGACCATCTGATCATAAAGATGAACCAGATTCTCCGGCATGGGGGAGATCACCACCAGCAAGCCGTCATCGTGACGCACGCCGAAATAGTAAAGGGCTTTGACGCCTTCGGAGGTGATTGTGTTGAGTTCCCATCCCATGGAGGATTTCTGCTTCTGCACCCTCTCCAGAAAATCGGTAAGCTTATGCAGCGAGCCGTCATCCACGATGGATACAAGATCCTCACGTTCACCGGATTGAAATATGCCGAGCCCGTCGGACACCACGCGCAAAACACGAGAGGCTTGGTCGCAGACCACCGCGGTGCCAGACGGATGCGAGCCTTCAGCTTTCTCTGTCATGACACCAACTCCCAGCCTTTGCGGACTGCTTCACGGGCATCCGCCGCCGTGGCGTTCGCTCCTACCAGAGCCACCAGATCAGGATTCGCGGCAAAAGGCGCCCCGCCGACCATTATCGCCGGCATGATCCCGGCATCGTCCCTGAGAGCTGCAACAAGCGATTTGACCGCCTGCACATTGTAGGATGTGGTGCATGAAATGCAGACCAGATCGGCCTGTTTATCGCGAACGAAACCGACCAGATCAGCGTCGGGCATACCCGATCCGAGAAAGTGCGTGGTCCAGTTGTTCATCTCGAAAAAGTCGCAGACCATGCGCATGCCCATCTCGTGCAGTTCGGAGCTGACGCAGCATCCCACCACCGTTTTTCCGGCAGAACCGTCGCCCACAATGCGTGGAAACAGATTGGACATGATCAACTGCGTGACGGCCGTACTGTAATGCTCCACGGCCACGCTCACCTTGTTTTGCTGCCAGAGACGACCGATGCGATGCTGGGTGAGCTGGAAAACGTCGAGATACAACGAAGGGATAGCGAGCCCGTCATCAAGCGCATCGATAATCAGGGCGCTTGCCTTGTCCCGCTGACCGTCGAGAAGAGCCTGCTGATAGTCATCCGCAAGTTTCATTGTGCGATCATGGCTGAAACCGCTCATTGTTCGCCTGCCTGCATTTGTTCTGGCGCGGTGAGCGGGTCCAGCTCCTGAATGTTACCGAGAATCCATTCGTAAAGCCCGACCAGAAATCTCGATTCCTGCAAAGGAAGACGACTTTGGCAAAGCTCGATGCAGTGCGGCAGCATACGTCGCCAGTATTCAAGGGCAAAGCCGTGCCCCCGATACGTGCGCATGGCCCATGCCACGGTCTCTACGAAATCCCCATGGCTGAATACTCGGGCCACAGAATGCATGTAACGGAAATGATTGATATGATTCTCTCGCATCATTCCCCGTTTTTCAAAGGGAACGATCAAATCAAGATCAGGCTCCTTCTCCATCCGCTCATTCAGTGCAGGGGCCATACTGAGGTGGATATCCTGCGATGAGACGGCTTCGGGAGCGGCAGGTCGGTCTAGAGCAAGGCTATCCTTCAAAAATTCCAGAGTATCCATGGCAGATATGCTTGAGTTGAGATGAAGTCCAAAAGCCCCGGCAAACCACGAACAGACAGTTCACATCCTCTAAGGACCATGAGTCGGTTCCTAAACAAAAATCTGTCAAAATGCTTTTATAAGAAAAGCAGTACGAAGCATTTATTATTGGTACGGCAAAAAAAGACGCCCCGCAATTGCGGGGCGTCCTGTTTTTTTAGCGTCGTCCTGCGGACTGGGGAGCGCGTTTTCCTCCGCGCGACCCATTGGCGCCACCGGGGCGGCCGGGACGTTTTCCGGAACCTCCACCGGGCCTTCCACGGCGCGGAGCGGATTTCCTGGTATCTGCGCGGTCATAATCGAACCCTTCGAGCTTGTGACGCTCGATGCGCTGATTGACGATCTTTTCGATCTGTCCGACGAGACGTTTGTCGTCATCAGGAGCCAGCAGGGTCAGCGCCGCGCCCGTACGCTCGGCACGGCCGGTGCGGCCGATGCGGTGCGTATAGGTTTCGGCGGTATCCGGCAGGTCGAAGTTGATGACGTGGCTCACACGGGCGCAGTCGATGCCGCGAGCCGCGATATCCGTCGCCACCATGATGCGGAACGTGCCGTCGCGGAACCCGTCGAGGGCGCGGCGACGCTGGTTCTGGCTCATGTTGCCCTGCAGGAAGGCGGCCTCGTGACCCTGACGTTCCAGCTTACGGGCCAGATTCTTGGCGCGATGCTTGGTACGGGTGAAAACGAGTACGCTTTCATGCTCGGTTTTCTCAAGCAGGTCTTCCAGCAGCTGTCCCTTCAGGTGATGCCTGACGGGATAGAAGGCATGGCTGACGCTGTCCGCCGGGCGGGTGTTGTCCACCTGCACGGTGACGGGATTGTCGAGTATCTTGTCGGCCAGCCTGCGAATGTCGTTCGGCATGGTGGCGGAGAAAAGCAGGTTCTGCCGCTGCTCGGGCAGCTTGGCCATGATCCGGCGAAGGTCAGGCAGGAAGCCCATGTCCATCATGTGGTCGGCTTCGTCCAGCACCAGCGTATCAACCTGATCCAGCTTGATGACGCCCTGATTGAGCAGGTCCAGCAGGCGGCCCGGGCAGGCCACCACAACGGTGGCGGATCGCGCGGCCTTGATCTGCGGCGTAAAGCCCACTCCGCCAAACACGGCGGCGGTGCGAATGCCGCTCTGCTTGCCGAATGCGACAAAGCTTTCCTGAATCTGCAGTGCCAGCTCGCGGGTCGGTGCAAGAACCAGCGTCTTTACCGGACCACGCTTGGGAGCGTCGGCATCAAGCAGGCGCTGGAGAATGGGCAGCGCAAAGGCAGCGGTCTTCCCGGTACCGGTCTGAGCCAGACCGAGCACGTCGTTGCCCTTGAGGACATCGGGGATGGCCTGCTGCTGAATGGGGGTCGGGGTTTCATAGCCACAGGCCTTGATTCCAGCGACAATGCGCTGGTCAAACGAAAATTGGTCGAAATTCACTAACTAGTCCTAATTTGGAAGAAAATATGAACGACGGCGCGTGACAGCGGTCGTAATCCGGCAGTGCCGGGAAGCTTCAGGCAGGTCTCTGGGACGAAAAATCGATCTTGGTCCGAATTGATGCGGAACAGGGTCGCCCGTTGGGGAACAGGCGTGAGGGTTTCCGTGCGTCCAGTCACGCTGAGGTGTTACTTTGTAGACGTTATCAGCACAGATGTAAAGCTTCGGCCGTGCCGACCCCAAAACAAAGGCCGGGAACGCCTTTGCCTGACGCTCCCGGACCTTTCGTCCTTCCGATTGGGCAATGCGCCGTAACGCTTATTCCACAGGGAAGGAATCCATATTCGGCTTCATGGCCTTGCCGAGCCAGTCAATGGTCCGACCGAGGTTGCCCATATTCCGCATACCTTCCTCGTCACCGGCGGCTTCCGCCTTGTTCAGACCGTATCCGAGGTTCCAGTATATGGAGCCGGGAACGATCATCTGGGACATGAGGAACATGTGATTGATGGAGTCGTACACATGGATTCCACCGCCGCGACGCACGGCCACCACTGCCGCACCTATCTTGCCGCGCAGCAGGCCGCCGTTGGCGAGTCCCACGTATCCGGCGCGATCCAGCACGGCCTTGAGCTCGGCGGAAACGTCCGAGAAGTATGTCGGGCTGCCGAATACGAGTGCGTCGGCGCGTACGATCTTTTCCATCAGTTCGTTGAACAGGTCGTCATGGGCGATGCACGTGCCGTTTTTCTCCTCGAAACACTTATTGCAGGCAATACAGCCGCGCACCTTGCGACCACCCACCTGAACGAGTTCGGTTTCCCAGCCGGACTGCTCCAGCGGTTCGAGGGTCGCCTTGAGAAGTGTCTCGGTATTACCGCCCTTTCGCGGGCTTCCGTTTACTGCTACTGCGTACATCTTGCCTCCTTTGGCTTGCGTTAGTACGAACAGATGACAAACATAACATGATTCACTCTCTTTTCAAGAGGTTACATCAAAGTCAGCCACTTACACGCATGTAAGTCAGGAACCGCCATGATCCAGCAGTGCCCCCTCAAGAAGGTCAAGGACAAGGAATACCGATNCTTTTTCGAACTGACGCTTCAGGTATTCGGAGGCAAGTGGAAACCCGTCATCATATATCATCTGGCACGCACAGGGGTCATGCGCTACGGAGAACTCAAGCGGACCATACCGGAAATATCCGAAAGGATGCTGGCAAAGCAGCTTCGCGAACTTGAAAATGATGACGTATTGAGCAGAACGGCCTATCCCGAGGTTCCGCCCAAGGTCGAATACGCTTTGACAGATCTCGGAAGAAAACTGCTCCCCGCACTGCTTGAATTGCGAAAATGGGGAATTGAATACGAACGTCACCTCGGGGGCGGCGAGCTTGTCTTTGACCCCGAGAAATACGAAGCCCTTGAAGATCCGGTCCTCCCTTCCACGTAGCAAGTCTGCGCAATACGAAAAGGGGCCGGCTGCTGCCGACCCCTTGCAAGGAAACGCAATCCCTACTCAATCACGCCGAAAACGCCGTCGCATGGAGACCAGGACCAGCCCCGTGAAACCGAGCCCCATGAGAAGCACGGAGGATGGTTCGGGAACCGGCTGCGACAGAAACTCGGCGGGCATCACGAACGCCTGCTCGTATCCGCTGTTGAGCGAATGCATACGGAAATCCATGGAGATCATGTCGTACGGGCTGTCTCCGTTCCACGCCGCGAGCATGGCATTCAACTCTGGCGAGAAAACGGCATAGGCTGCCTCGTTTTCTCCAAGGTTGTGCGGGAAAGGCCCCTCAACCGCATCGGGGCTGCCACACGGTACAGGTATGCCGGAAGCATTGAGACACACATCCCCACCGGAGATGATATAATCTTCAAAGGGTGTCGGCTCCCAGGATGCATCGGAATATGTCGGGGAAACATAGGTTGCCGGATCGCCGCCGAAAATGCCGGTTCCGTCCCCATTGGGGCTTGCCAGATCGAAATATTCAGCTGTGGCACCGCCAGTACTGCTCCATACCTTGACCTGACCATAGGCCCACAGGTCCTGCTCGACCCGCTCCTGATTGTTATTGAAAAAGAAGGCTGGACTCTGTCCGCCCATCTGCCCCATGAACGCCTCGATGGTCGAGTCCCACGTATCCGCCTGATTGGCGGGCATGGTCGGCGTAAATCCGGGGTCAGGCGTCGTGCCTGTCGAAAAAGTGGACACACCGGAACTGTTCGGGGTGGGATACGCATTATCCATTCCCGGGAAGTTGGTGTTTACTCCAGTCCCGGTCGAGCCGGTGGCGATGACGATGCTGTCCTTGATATGACCAGCGGTGGACTGGACGTAATACGGATTTCCGGGGCCGACACCACCGCCGAATTCCTGATCATATTGAAAGGCAAGGATCGGCAGTGAGTACGAATAGAAATCGCCGTACAACATGGCGTTGGTGGTGGGATCAGGAAACGTGAAAGCCTTTGCCCATGACGGCATGGCAACCACGACTGCCACAACAATAATACACGCGCAGACAAACCTGTTCATTGCATTTCCTCCAGTTGAACAGAATTTGCAAAAAGCGTGCACATCCATAACAGCTCAATATCATGGACATTAAAACTTTCCCCACGGTCCTGAAGTGTAGGGTTTTCAAGACACCGTTATGACATCCTTTACACTCTTCTTCGTGCGTGTATCAGTCAGCCTGCCTCCTTCCCGAGCGTGAGGAGGGGGTAGACAGATCNTCATCCCCCTTGTAGAAATCCTGACCGCACGGCACGACCAGCCGTCCGGTAATCCCAGACGAGTCGTACAAGAAAAGTCCCGCTCAAGGCCAAGTCGGCCCGGCGGTTGGAGATATTCATGAAAGCTCAAGAAGCACTGCAACACTTTCGGGGCAAGGAAAAGTACAACTGCGCTCAGGCGGTCCTCAAGGCTTTTCAGCATGAAGCGGGCATCCCCGAAGGCGCAGTCAAGGCTGCCTCCGGAGCCGGTGGCGGCAAAGCCGAAGGCGGACTCTGCGGCGCGCTTTTCGCCGCCGGCGTCATATTGGGTAAAAAGGAAACCAATGACGTTCAGGAAGCCTTTGCCCAAAAGGCCGGTTCAGTCCTTTGCAAACAGATTCGTTCCCTCAAACGCATCTCCTGCCGGGACTGTGTCTCCCTCAGCGCACAACTGACCCAGCGCCGCATGGAAGACAGCCCTTCTTAAGCACCTATCCGATCAATTTTACTAAAAAAACGCCGCTTCGGGCTAGTAAAACAGCAAAACGGGCCCGACCGACAATGTCGCTCGGGCCCGCTCCACAAATATACACGCACACAAGCAGGTGCTGCCGGCTTGGATCAGGAATTCCTACCGCGTCCGCTGCTGGGCGGGATGTCGGCCCCGCAGTTGCGGCACCTCACCGTATCATGCTTCTGCGAATCACCCACCGCCTGCTTGTGGCGGCACTTCGGGCATATCCGCACCTTATTGAGCAGCGAATTGATCGCAACGAAGAATCCCCACATCCATCCTCCAGCTACAGGAGCTCGTGTTCCAGAATGAGGGAGTCGAGCGTGACCATGCCGACGATCTCGCCCATGTGCTCCACCGGAGCGCGATGAATCTTCATACGATGAATCAGCCTCGTGGCGTAGCGGATGTCCATCACCGCGGGGACGGTGATGACCGGCTTGGTCATTATTTCATAGACGCTCACGTCCTCGGCGTCCTGACCGGGAACAAGCACGCCTTCCACGATGTCCATGATGGTTATGATGCCCCAGGCATCATCTTCGTGCCGGCGCTCCACCAGAAGCTCGGAGACCTGTTCCTGCCGCATCTTGTCTGCGGCCATTTTGACGGTCGCCATGCCATCGATGCTCAGGATTTCCGAATGCATCACGTCCCGGACGCGAACTATGGACTGTTTCATTATGTCAACTCCCTGAAATGCTGGTTTCTAGAAATATTTCTCGCGGACTTCTTCCTTGAAACGCTCGATCTGGCTCTCCATACCGATGACCTTTTCAATGGGAACCACAAACGCGATACCTGTGCCCGGCTTCTGGAACTCACCGGCGGTACGGATGGCCTCCAGAACGGGATTGACGAGGTGTTCCTCGATCAGAAAGAAGACGATATCGGTCTGATCTTCCAGCGTCAGCCCGAAAAAGGTCTTGGCCTCGCGCATCCCCGTTCCGCGGGCGGAAATGATCGTCGCCCCAGTGGCGCCCGCCTCCTTGGCCGCATCCACGATGGGATCGGTCTTGTGCGTCTTGACCGGGGCGAAAATAGCTTTGAATTTCATGACATCATTCCTTTCGCGTTTTTGCTCTGGCTCGCATATTCAACAGATGCGCCATCTGCGCGTACCCCATGACGGCAATTATCGGGAAAAGGCTGGCGAATGCAATCAGCCCGAAACCGTCCAGCGCGGGGTTGCGCCCCGGAACGGCTTCCGAAAGTCCGAGACCAAGCGCCGCCACGAGCGGCACGGTTACAGTGGACGTCGTCACGCCACCGGAGTCGTACGCAATGGCAATAATTTTCTTGGGTGTGAAGAATGTCATCACCACCACTGCAACATACCCGCAAAGTATGTAAAGGGAAAGGGGCGTGCCGGTGACGATCCGATATGCCCCCAGCGTAATGCCTACCGCCACGCCAATGGCAACGGTGATCCGCAATCCCCACTGGCTGATGCTGCCGCCGGACACCTCGCTGGCCTTCAACGCCACAGCCAAAAGGGATGGCTCGGCAATGGTGGTGGAGAAGCCGATCATGGCGGCAAACAGGTAGACCCACAAATAGGCCGTCCAGTCCGACTGGGCTTCCACTCCGCCTATGAGAAAATCCGGAGCGGTCAACTGCGCGACCATGGCTTTACCCACAGGAAACAGCGCCTTTTCAAGTCCTATAAGGAAAAGGGCCAGTCCGAGCACCACGTACACACCGCCCATAATCACCCTCGGCAAATGCGGGATGGGTTGGCGGATGACGAATATCTGAAAGACGAGAATCAGTCCGAGGATCGGCAGCGTATCGCGTACCGTGGCCAGAAAGACCGATCCGAAATCAATGAAAAAATCCATACGGCTTCCAGGCTTAGAAGATTATGAGGCCGTACCCCATCACGAAGATCATGGGCAGCAGGCTCGCCAGCGCCACGAGTCCGAAACCGTCCAGCAGC is from Desulfovibrio oxyclinae DSM 11498 and encodes:
- a CDS encoding DMT family transporter, with the translated sequence MQLRVVLALCATLTFWASAFVGIRAALPDFDPGHLALLRFLFASAAMLVYAFIAKIRLPRLRDLPIILLHGFLGYTVYHVALNYGETTVSAGSASFIISSIPVFSTLFAVVLLGERIVKRTLVGIGISMAGIALIAFGEGGGMSFDFGALLILLAAVSESLYIVLQKPYLERYTPFEYVTYTLIAGTIFMGRFLPGLPEAVAGASMESILAVAYLGVCPGAVAYAFWSYALSKGNVSKIVVTQYSLPLLTIVIGLIWLGEFPAPLALAGGLVSLAGVVLITVPKEFLRRWTRREA
- a CDS encoding nickel-dependent hydrogenase large subunit, coding for MSQSNAMNGTGNRLIVDPVTRIEGHLKVEVELENDHVKNAWVSTQLYRGIEQILKGRPPEDAPLFTQRACGVCTNTHALTSIRAIENALDIEVPPLAGLMRNLILSALVVHDHLVHYYHLHGLDWIDMAAATKADPGKAAAIVDKTSNRGGDPADLYIVRKRLNDFVGTGQLGFLENAYFLGGNEAYRFSPEENLIMSAHYLEGLRVQLKLARAMALFAGKNPHAQSMVVGGMTCYDSLKPEVVTHFRSLWEETKEFVENAMMPDIVMMAKRFPESWKYGRTENFFDFSDFYDPSTGKDPYFRSGVLWGNDLDSAEKLDIDKIDEHVARSWYKGDDVLKPYDGVTDPKYTNYEDKEKYSWSKAPRYKTEAMETGPLARRAIAYARGESETKKMLDEVFAKTGMKSEHLFSTMGRTVSRVVETAMLTRRMKGWIDEVDERVKSGDDKIYRKWTMPDEAKGVGMCCVTRGGLSHWIRIKDKKIENFQMVVPSTWNLGPRCKEGKLSPAEQSLIGCPCPDPDRPVEILRTIHSFDPCIACSVHLVDNRKGTRQKFRVL
- a CDS encoding hydrogenase small subunit, with amino-acid sequence MPNSNRFDTLKMMAGTEKPSRRDFMKFCGTMAAFIGMGPAFAPKVAHALAGKKRPSVIYMHGAECTGCTEALLRAYQPYFDEIIMNTISLDYCETVMASAGQAAHAALEKAMKNPEGYVCVIEGGIPTYHGGEYGKVGGETMFQLFARVAAKANATIAMGSCACFGGIQAAAPNPSGAKGTNDALKAVGVNAINIAGCPPNPMNFVGTVVHLLTKGMPELDAWNRPKMFYGDTVHDHCPRQEHFNRGEFAPDFESDEAKKGWCLYQLGCKGPYTYNNCPTSLFNEVNWPVQAGAPCIGCSEPNFWDDYSPFFHPIEDGPET
- a CDS encoding cytochrome c3 family protein, which codes for MFRKVLFSVAASLAMAVIVTTAVAYKVPDEIVLERPKGNEPLATWVKEVKFAHGFHAIRVPCQKCHHKESDKTLGEFVACRQCHSADNPKDKTGFYRAWHSEGAPSCLGCHTQRRAAGGDNPVGCTTACHKPG
- a CDS encoding sensor histidine kinase; this translates as MTEKAEGSHPSGTAVVCDQASRVLRVVSDGLGIFQSGEREDLVSIVDDGSLHKLTDFLERVQKQKSSMGWELNTITSEGVKALYYFGVRHDDGLLVVISPMPENLVHLYDQMVSIVNEQSVRLRECQQQLSRERDAPDDPAQLDSMMQLNNELVNAQRELSIRNRLLKRQKERAAKLFEMNPDALLVIDATGTVITGNSAAMTLFETDAEGLSGMRMKFSLEQDEGVETCVRTAEGTRVMEIRSTETEWDAKPATLVSLRDVTQRKELDELKEDVARISQHDLKSPLGGMVSMSQLLQMHEDSEVREQGALMEAAGHRVLGMINDSLDLHRMERGEYIPDICDVKLEPVVQQVVGENGALQQYKQLDVHVDARCESIPGEESLYRTMLTNLLKNAFEAAPAGSTVSVKWQRCDDGFRLEVHNLGVVPKAVRHSFFDKYATAEKKGGSGLGTYSARLIAKALGGALDMHTSQNEGTTLTFSLQA
- a CDS encoding cobalamin B12-binding domain-containing protein, encoding MSGFSHDRTMKLADDYQQALLDGQRDKASALIIDALDDGLAIPSLYLDVFQLTQHRIGRLWQQNKVSVAVEHYSTAVTQLIMSNLFPRIVGDGSAGKTVVGCCVSSELHEMGMRMVCDFFEMNNWTTHFLGSGMPDADLVGFVRDKQADLVCISCTTSYNVQAVKSLVAALRDDAGIMPAIMVGGAPFAANPDLVALVGANATAADAREAVRKGWELVS
- a CDS encoding DEAD/DEAH box helicase; the protein is MNFDQFSFDQRIVAGIKACGYETPTPIQQQAIPDVLKGNDVLGLAQTGTGKTAAFALPILQRLLDADAPKRGPVKTLVLAPTRELALQIQESFVAFGKQSGIRTAAVFGGVGFTPQIKAARSATVVVACPGRLLDLLNQGVIKLDQVDTLVLDEADHMMDMGFLPDLRRIMAKLPEQRQNLLFSATMPNDIRRLADKILDNPVTVQVDNTRPADSVSHAFYPVRHHLKGQLLEDLLEKTEHESVLVFTRTKHRAKNLARKLERQGHEAAFLQGNMSQNQRRRALDGFRDGTFRIMVATDIAARGIDCARVSHVINFDLPDTAETYTHRIGRTGRAERTGAALTLLAPDDDKRLVGQIEKIVNQRIERHKLEGFDYDRADTRKSAPRRGRPGGGSGKRPGRPGGANGSRGGKRAPQSAGRR